One genomic segment of Paenibacillus durus includes these proteins:
- a CDS encoding glycosyltransferase family 2 protein — MDSNVRYSVIIPMYNEEEVIEETYRRIKKVMGTTGETYELIFVNDGSADSCAQMVEEYSCWDESVKLIDLSRNFGHQVAITAGMDYAQGDAIIIIDADLQDPPELILQMIEEWKSGYEVVYAKRVKRNGESLFKKWTASLFYRVLAYSTDINIPVDTGDFRLIDRKVCDELKRLPEKNRFVRGLVSWVGFRQKAIEYERDERLAGETKYPLKRMVKLSLDGITSFSYKPLKLAGYLGALLSASGFLYLLYVLYLAIFTDSVVKGWASVIGITLTFNGFVLLMLGIMGEYIGRIYDESKGRPLYIVQEVYQGKKQQPPLRMTTARYESK; from the coding sequence ATGGATTCGAACGTGCGCTATTCCGTGATTATACCGATGTACAACGAGGAAGAGGTTATTGAGGAGACCTACCGGCGTATCAAAAAAGTGATGGGAACGACGGGAGAGACATATGAGCTGATTTTCGTCAATGACGGCAGCGCAGATAGCTGCGCTCAAATGGTCGAGGAGTACAGCTGCTGGGACGAGAGCGTGAAGCTCATCGACCTTTCCCGCAACTTCGGGCATCAGGTAGCGATAACTGCAGGCATGGACTACGCCCAGGGCGATGCCATTATCATTATCGACGCTGATTTGCAGGACCCGCCGGAGCTGATTTTGCAGATGATCGAGGAGTGGAAGAGCGGCTATGAGGTCGTGTATGCCAAACGCGTGAAGCGAAACGGCGAATCCCTGTTCAAAAAATGGACGGCAAGCCTGTTTTACCGGGTGCTGGCGTATTCAACCGATATTAATATTCCGGTAGATACGGGGGATTTTCGCCTGATCGACCGGAAGGTATGCGACGAGCTGAAGCGCCTGCCGGAGAAAAACCGTTTTGTTCGCGGACTAGTCAGCTGGGTGGGCTTTCGCCAAAAGGCGATCGAATACGAACGGGACGAACGGCTCGCGGGAGAAACAAAATATCCGCTGAAGCGGATGGTTAAGCTGTCGCTGGACGGCATCACCTCTTTTTCGTATAAGCCGCTGAAGCTGGCCGGTTACCTTGGTGCGCTGTTGTCGGCGTCGGGCTTTCTGTATCTGCTGTACGTGCTGTATCTCGCGATTTTTACGGATTCGGTGGTTAAGGGCTGGGCTTCCGTCATCGGGATTACCCTTACCTTCAACGGCTTCGTGCTGCTGATGCTCGGAATTATGGGCGAATATATCGGGCGGATCTACGATGAATCCAAGGGACGTCCGCTGTATATCGTGCAGGAAGTGTATCAGGGGAAAAAACAGCAGCCACCGCTCAGAATGACAACGGCCCGCTATGAGTCTAAATGA
- a CDS encoding Fic family protein codes for MTYLFNYEHFDTVENRLVFHPNLNLFDYEINQLILEAERNIGALARLGLKSHPLKPTILRNSLVRTAHFTTKIEQNKLEFKEVEKLYQDYKRNPLTIKQKAQIEVKNVFETYGFIYSLDPNKDFSDMDEPVLKKIQYTLMNGLTSYPEGYRNIPVALQDGDGHVSYQPPAFNEVPSLMRAYFSWLYTSVTGYMNPYETTIVNPEKKVHPLIISGITHHFIGYIHPFPDGNGRTARAFSTLVGLIHNDLATIKDAFSVEEFFDKRIEDYYDTLMAATKGNLKPFIVFYLECVNASLTKVLKELQRYDRIKHIRELLGRGHSKTMFELISRMNDGEIFHRQLFDDTLDASSSSIAKNIAKLKDLGVIKSGDNRGEYIVCIVD; via the coding sequence TTGACGTATTTATTTAATTATGAGCATTTTGATACTGTGGAGAATAGATTGGTTTTCCATCCAAACTTGAATCTATTTGATTATGAGATAAATCAACTCATTCTTGAGGCAGAGAGAAATATTGGGGCACTAGCTCGACTTGGCTTAAAAAGTCACCCCTTAAAACCTACTATTTTACGTAACTCACTGGTTAGAACAGCACATTTCACCACCAAAATTGAACAGAATAAACTCGAGTTTAAAGAGGTAGAGAAATTATATCAAGATTACAAAAGAAACCCACTAACTATAAAACAAAAAGCGCAAATAGAAGTAAAAAATGTCTTTGAGACCTATGGGTTTATTTATAGTTTAGATCCAAACAAGGATTTTTCAGATATGGATGAACCTGTACTCAAGAAAATACAATATACTTTAATGAATGGCTTGACTAGCTATCCAGAAGGTTATAGGAATATACCAGTAGCTCTTCAAGATGGTGATGGGCATGTCAGTTACCAACCACCAGCATTTAACGAGGTTCCTAGCCTCATGCGAGCGTATTTCTCTTGGCTTTACACTAGTGTAACCGGATATATGAATCCATATGAGACAACAATCGTTAATCCTGAAAAAAAAGTGCACCCTCTGATCATTTCCGGGATCACTCATCATTTCATAGGTTATATCCATCCATTTCCTGATGGCAACGGAAGAACAGCTCGAGCATTTTCTACGTTAGTGGGCTTAATACACAACGACCTTGCCACGATTAAGGATGCATTTAGTGTAGAGGAATTCTTTGATAAAAGAATCGAGGATTATTATGATACGCTTATGGCCGCAACCAAAGGTAATCTAAAACCATTCATTGTTTTCTATCTTGAGTGTGTCAACGCATCGCTTACCAAAGTTCTCAAGGAATTGCAGCGTTACGATAGAATAAAACATATTCGTGAACTACTGGGTAGAGGGCATTCAAAAACAATGTTCGAACTAATCAGCAGAATGAACGATGGAGAGATATTTCACAGACAATTGTTTGATGATACCCTAGATGCTTCTTCCTCGAGTATTGCCAAAAATATTGCAAAACTTAAAGATTTAGGCGTTATAAAGTCGGGAGACAATCGCGGGGAATACATCGTCTGTATTGTGGATTAG
- a CDS encoding cache domain-containing sensor histidine kinase — translation MKSSIRNRLLVMLLVFIIVPYFISVLVIYFHTKQKVEQHEYRISEVQLQKGSEELGQYFQDMVNLPYILYLNPGLFRIFERGFDKEIYSNQLEVDKWFQAFYLMRREIHQVRFFMVKDGDSFTVYDAKVSARMKRPDLSESPPIQKLIQSGSNFLIEPPHLIRNYNGAAVMPMSDRTLVMTIHHKIKNILSNEFLGVVTMDIDLSRLSTISNRFLKEGELVILTDGNGAVVYSTDQTMIGKKWRPGSGLSLTSGRSGDITMSKPLPGEFGDWHLIKVTSSGNLYRDVRQTAYISAFFGVGVVFLGLIMVHFISNKITRPIQLLSKKVRKIEGGHTNIWFNDNGRDEIGHLERHIKEMMERINLYIDREYRLELENKTNQYRAIQSQINPHFLHNALQSIGAVALRSQTPQIYQLVTSLSKMMRYTIRMDNWASIRSEVDYVKAYLDLQKERFRVELRHSISIEESIMDMSVPVMILQPLVENFFKHCFEEGHYGSHLSIRGWLDDGDVKLVVANDGPGLSLEELNELRRKLNAVGHDAASPDNRIGLKNIHDRLILNYGSRGGLEVDSNPSGGFTVLITIPTQSKEDDNHESSYCG, via the coding sequence ATGAAAAGCAGCATTCGTAACCGCTTATTGGTCATGCTTCTCGTATTTATTATCGTGCCCTATTTCATTTCGGTACTGGTCATCTATTTTCATACTAAACAAAAGGTAGAGCAGCACGAATATCGGATCAGCGAGGTACAGCTTCAAAAGGGCAGTGAAGAGCTCGGGCAATACTTTCAGGATATGGTCAATTTGCCGTATATTTTATACCTTAATCCCGGTTTATTCCGGATATTCGAAAGAGGCTTTGATAAAGAAATTTACTCGAATCAGCTTGAAGTTGATAAATGGTTTCAAGCCTTTTATCTGATGCGCAGAGAAATTCATCAAGTTCGGTTTTTTATGGTGAAAGACGGGGATTCTTTTACCGTTTACGATGCCAAGGTGAGCGCCCGTATGAAGCGGCCTGATCTATCAGAAAGTCCTCCCATTCAGAAGTTGATTCAATCCGGCTCCAATTTTTTGATTGAACCGCCGCATTTGATCCGGAATTATAATGGAGCTGCCGTGATGCCAATGTCGGATCGGACGCTGGTGATGACGATTCATCATAAAATCAAGAATATACTCTCCAACGAATTTTTAGGTGTTGTCACTATGGATATCGACCTAAGCCGCCTTTCTACCATTTCCAACCGTTTTCTGAAGGAAGGTGAGTTGGTTATCCTTACGGATGGGAATGGAGCTGTCGTCTATTCAACCGATCAAACGATGATAGGTAAAAAGTGGAGACCTGGTTCCGGATTGTCTCTCACGAGTGGAAGATCAGGCGATATTACGATGTCCAAACCGCTTCCGGGTGAATTTGGGGATTGGCATTTGATCAAGGTGACTTCGAGCGGCAACTTATACCGCGATGTGAGGCAAACGGCGTATATCAGCGCCTTTTTTGGTGTAGGTGTCGTTTTTTTGGGGCTTATTATGGTCCATTTTATTTCAAATAAGATCACTCGACCTATTCAATTATTAAGTAAGAAAGTCCGAAAGATTGAAGGAGGGCATACGAATATATGGTTTAATGATAACGGCCGTGACGAAATCGGTCATTTGGAGAGGCACATTAAGGAAATGATGGAACGAATCAATTTGTATATTGATAGGGAATATCGGCTCGAACTCGAGAACAAAACGAACCAATACCGGGCGATTCAATCGCAAATCAACCCGCATTTTCTGCATAATGCTTTACAATCCATCGGTGCGGTTGCCCTTCGTTCTCAAACTCCGCAAATTTATCAATTGGTGACTTCCTTGTCGAAAATGATGCGGTATACGATCCGAATGGATAATTGGGCTTCGATACGCAGTGAAGTGGATTACGTGAAAGCATACTTGGATCTGCAAAAAGAACGTTTTCGGGTGGAATTACGCCACTCCATCTCTATAGAAGAGTCCATAATGGATATGTCGGTCCCGGTCATGATTTTACAGCCGCTCGTTGAGAACTTCTTCAAGCATTGTTTTGAGGAAGGGCATTACGGTTCGCATCTCAGCATTCGGGGATGGCTTGATGACGGAGATGTGAAACTGGTTGTGGCGAATGATGGCCCCGGCTTGTCACTCGAAGAGTTGAATGAACTGAGAAGGAAATTAAACGCAGTAGGTCATGATGCAGCATCACCCGATAACCGGATCGGTCTGAAAAATATACATGATCGGTTAATCTTGAACTACGGTTCTCGCGGAGGCCTGGAGGTGGATTCGAATCCCAGCGGAGGATTTACCGTCCTTATTACGATTCCAACCCAATCAAAGGAGGACGATAATCATGAAAGCTCTTATTGTGGATGA
- a CDS encoding response regulator, with product MKALIVDDEFNVRDVIRYLGQWDQLGVTEIWEAGNGEEAQTIIERERPEIIFADIKMPKVTGIQLLEWLNQQDYPGKVIIVSGYDDYSYMRKAIQCSSFDYLLKPVEADALNTVLEGAILAWNREEAERRSDSVVAREAERLHSNRLITAACEGAPWNREDLAGYLPKADAYDLTLVYFYHAHPAETYINRLAEEMTAQEWGNAFVLQNEDCTGLLISPRGSKFPVEQWISNHFDIPVRLAGGDPLTSLNDLPNAYQSAKKAMELQNFRTIHRLSDLDDARRMNDIVTYLEEHYTEELSLDKLANRFFLSREHICRRFKQEQGINLSNYLIQLRIEQARRWLSQTEERMYSIAVNLGYQNEKYFSKLFKKEVGMTPAQYRSLYGKQNKKKGGEIGEQSYENNVDSGDGSIACSVRGKE from the coding sequence ATGAAAGCTCTTATTGTGGATGATGAATTCAATGTGCGCGATGTGATCCGGTATTTGGGACAATGGGATCAACTGGGCGTGACGGAAATATGGGAAGCCGGCAATGGGGAAGAGGCCCAAACCATTATCGAAAGGGAGCGGCCCGAAATCATATTTGCCGACATCAAAATGCCCAAAGTTACCGGTATCCAGCTTTTGGAGTGGTTAAACCAGCAAGATTACCCGGGAAAAGTGATTATTGTCTCGGGATATGATGACTACTCTTATATGCGCAAAGCCATACAATGCTCCAGCTTTGATTATTTATTGAAGCCTGTTGAAGCAGATGCCTTAAATACGGTCTTGGAGGGCGCCATATTGGCCTGGAACCGTGAGGAAGCCGAACGGCGAAGCGACTCTGTCGTTGCCCGAGAAGCCGAAAGGCTGCACAGTAACCGGTTAATTACGGCAGCTTGTGAAGGAGCGCCTTGGAATAGGGAGGATCTGGCGGGGTACCTTCCGAAGGCGGATGCCTATGATCTGACCCTAGTCTATTTTTACCATGCTCACCCTGCCGAAACTTACATCAATCGGCTCGCCGAGGAGATGACGGCACAGGAGTGGGGCAATGCGTTTGTTCTGCAAAATGAGGATTGCACCGGTCTGTTGATCAGTCCGCGAGGCAGCAAGTTCCCGGTAGAGCAGTGGATTTCCAACCATTTTGATATTCCCGTACGATTGGCCGGCGGCGATCCGCTAACGTCCTTAAACGATCTTCCGAATGCGTATCAATCGGCCAAAAAAGCGATGGAGCTGCAGAATTTCAGGACCATTCATCGGCTAAGCGATTTGGATGACGCGCGGCGAATGAATGACATCGTCACCTATTTGGAGGAGCATTACACGGAGGAGCTTTCTTTGGATAAATTGGCCAATCGTTTCTTTCTAAGCCGGGAGCATATTTGCCGCCGGTTTAAACAAGAGCAAGGGATCAACCTTTCCAATTATTTAATCCAATTAAGAATTGAACAAGCCAGACGATGGCTTAGTCAAACGGAAGAAAGAATGTACTCGATTGCGGTGAACCTCGGGTATCAGAATGAAAAGTATTTTTCAAAATTATTTAAGAAAGAAGTAGGCATGACCCCGGCCCAATATCGCAGCCTTTACGGAAAACAAAATAAAAAGAAGGGAGGGGAAATTGGTGAACAAAGTTACGAAAATAATGTTGATAGCGGTGATGGTAGTATCGCTTGCAGCGTGCGGGGAAAGGAATGA
- a CDS encoding ABC transporter substrate-binding protein, whose translation MLIAVMVVSLAACGERNEEGQTGQQKVHKIVLSVFNPKVEIASQFERLVKEYEREHPEVDIHIRTVGGGADDRAMLMTQFAAGKGPDIYTNGGYEEARLWKDYLEDLSDQPWVRHAYKHALEPMEMDGKIYGMPMNVEGYGFIYNKELLAKAGIKEAPRTLSELKDMSEKLKAMNITPFSIGYAEKWLLGVFMLNIAFAHQDNPDAFIKGLTDGTQKFKGNEPFIGMLRLLDLTVQYGSKNSLTIDYNAAVTGFAKGKTAMILQGNWVQPMLDKISPNMNIGFFPMPISDDAAKNDALAIGIPNNWVVNKKTTAVKKAEAKKFLNWMVSSEQGQRFMTEQFKFVPAFSNIEIKNSGPLAADIIKYVKEGKTLSWNWFKYPAGVSDEFGPAMQAYINKQMNRDELLQEFQKSWNRYSEK comes from the coding sequence ATGTTGATAGCGGTGATGGTAGTATCGCTTGCAGCGTGCGGGGAAAGGAATGAGGAAGGGCAAACCGGTCAACAAAAAGTTCACAAGATCGTTCTGAGCGTATTCAATCCCAAGGTGGAGATTGCCTCCCAGTTTGAGCGGCTGGTCAAAGAATACGAGAGGGAACACCCTGAAGTGGATATTCACATTCGGACGGTTGGCGGGGGCGCTGATGACCGTGCAATGCTGATGACCCAATTTGCTGCCGGGAAAGGTCCGGATATTTATACAAACGGCGGATATGAGGAAGCCAGACTGTGGAAAGATTACCTGGAGGATTTGTCCGATCAGCCTTGGGTCCGACATGCGTATAAACACGCATTAGAACCGATGGAAATGGACGGTAAGATCTACGGCATGCCGATGAATGTGGAGGGCTACGGCTTTATTTACAATAAAGAATTGTTAGCGAAAGCGGGTATTAAGGAAGCACCGAGAACACTGAGCGAATTAAAGGATATGTCGGAAAAGCTTAAGGCCATGAATATTACTCCTTTCTCGATCGGGTACGCGGAAAAATGGCTCCTTGGCGTATTCATGTTAAACATCGCATTTGCGCATCAGGACAACCCAGATGCTTTTATTAAGGGATTGACGGACGGAACGCAAAAGTTTAAAGGAAACGAACCATTTATAGGAATGCTCCGACTGCTTGATCTAACCGTACAATATGGCAGCAAGAATTCGCTGACCATAGATTACAATGCGGCAGTCACCGGATTTGCAAAGGGTAAAACTGCGATGATCCTGCAAGGAAACTGGGTACAGCCGATGTTGGACAAAATCTCACCGAACATGAATATAGGATTTTTCCCAATGCCGATTAGCGACGATGCGGCGAAAAACGATGCACTCGCGATCGGCATTCCCAACAATTGGGTCGTAAACAAAAAAACAACCGCTGTGAAGAAAGCGGAGGCTAAAAAGTTCTTAAACTGGATGGTTTCTTCGGAACAAGGTCAAAGATTTATGACCGAGCAATTCAAGTTTGTTCCCGCCTTTTCCAATATAGAGATCAAAAATTCGGGTCCGCTTGCCGCTGATATTATCAAATACGTAAAGGAAGGCAAAACATTATCATGGAACTGGTTCAAATACCCTGCCGGAGTGAGCGATGAGTTTGGGCCTGCCATGCAAGCTTATATCAATAAACAAATGAACAGGGATGAACTTCTGCAGGAATTCCAAAAATCGTGGAACAGATATTCAGAAAAATAA
- a CDS encoding glycoside hydrolase family 31 protein has translation MKRKRTKKAVTALLATAVLLSGNAVSQFYLAQPVFADDLVFPVEAFRPTDDRPLDKSHLQQPMTVQSFEQLDNGVKLNLGAQEAYIRMLTSDMAKVSLLNKGDKEYTSVGIAKTDWSAPKFKVKEDDKRIVITTDSLTVDIKKSPFGIKYMDKDGNVINEDGDQGIGYENGKPYVFKKTDNNENFYGLGEKTDGLNKRGKEEGIWHQDPFPYESKYIYQSVPFFIGLKDKKAYGILFDNTYRTYYNFAKESDDYYYFYADGGKLTYYFFNGPQIKDVVDRYTDLTGKIPLPPEWSLGFHQSSWAYSQNDMEEVAAGYREKKIPADGLFFDIEYMDDYKAFTWGKKVPDPAGLGKRMEEQGFHQVNIFDPAIRALPGYSVYDEGTAKDLWVKNPDGTNFLGKLWPWNPSAPPSSVYPNFLKKETRDWWSMQYKPFFDTGIDGIWNDVNEPVSFIAKDHWTLPLDAVHEDDNGVKHAHEEVHNIYAHLEEEASYNAFKKLKPNVRPFVLTRAGYTGTQRYAATWTGDNHSTWEHLRMSIPMNSNVGLAGHPFVGNDIGGFTKNKQLGEICTPELFARWVELGAFLPFSRDHYNNDGDSPSVKQNINRQEPWQFGKEVEDISRKYISMRYELMPYLQNAFKQAHETGNLIQQPLVFQFQDDPNTYNNEDQFMFGDSLMIAPVVEKGATSRSVYLPAGVKWIDYWTGEEFEGGQTITKQADLGTLPLYVKQDSIIPRREVQQYAGEKKLTNLTLDTYLNGKASYSYYQDDATTEDYTRGEFNVTDFHVENKGNHVEFDQDKKVQNYTSDIQSYTLKLHDAVEPKKVQAANNKYAEAGSIEELNGQERAYYFDANEHVLYVKIPVDEKQKVKIQTQDDIDGSK, from the coding sequence ATGAAACGAAAAAGAACGAAAAAAGCGGTAACCGCACTATTAGCAACTGCTGTTCTACTTTCAGGCAATGCCGTTTCACAGTTCTATCTCGCTCAACCTGTATTTGCGGACGATTTGGTTTTCCCGGTAGAAGCATTTAGACCGACCGATGACAGGCCGCTTGATAAAAGCCATCTGCAACAACCTATGACGGTGCAAAGCTTCGAGCAGTTGGACAATGGCGTAAAGCTTAATTTAGGCGCACAGGAGGCTTACATACGGATGCTTACATCCGATATGGCCAAAGTGTCGCTCTTGAACAAAGGAGACAAGGAATATACCTCTGTGGGGATCGCTAAGACGGATTGGTCCGCTCCTAAATTCAAAGTGAAGGAAGACGACAAGAGAATCGTCATTACTACCGACAGCTTAACCGTAGACATCAAGAAAAGCCCGTTTGGAATCAAATATATGGATAAAGACGGAAACGTCATTAACGAGGACGGGGATCAAGGGATAGGTTACGAAAACGGGAAGCCTTACGTGTTCAAAAAGACCGATAACAACGAGAATTTCTACGGATTAGGCGAGAAAACCGACGGTCTGAACAAACGCGGCAAGGAAGAAGGCATATGGCATCAGGACCCGTTCCCGTATGAGTCGAAATATATTTACCAATCGGTTCCATTCTTTATCGGCTTGAAAGATAAAAAGGCGTACGGCATTTTATTCGACAATACGTACCGCACTTACTACAACTTCGCCAAGGAAAGCGATGATTACTATTACTTCTATGCCGACGGCGGCAAACTGACCTACTATTTCTTCAATGGGCCGCAGATCAAAGATGTCGTAGACCGTTATACCGATTTGACCGGTAAAATCCCCCTGCCGCCTGAATGGTCTTTGGGCTTCCATCAATCCAGCTGGGCGTATTCCCAAAACGACATGGAAGAAGTAGCCGCAGGGTATCGCGAAAAGAAAATTCCGGCGGACGGATTGTTTTTTGATATCGAATATATGGACGACTATAAAGCCTTTACGTGGGGGAAAAAAGTTCCCGATCCTGCAGGGCTGGGCAAACGTATGGAAGAGCAGGGTTTCCATCAAGTGAATATCTTCGATCCCGCGATCAGGGCCTTGCCAGGCTACAGTGTTTATGATGAAGGGACCGCGAAGGATCTCTGGGTGAAAAACCCCGATGGCACCAACTTCCTTGGCAAGCTTTGGCCTTGGAACCCTTCGGCACCGCCTTCTTCCGTTTATCCCAATTTCCTGAAAAAGGAAACCCGTGATTGGTGGTCGATGCAGTACAAGCCGTTCTTTGACACAGGCATAGACGGTATTTGGAACGACGTGAACGAACCGGTCAGTTTTATAGCTAAAGACCACTGGACGCTGCCGCTGGATGCTGTGCATGAGGATGATAACGGAGTCAAACATGCTCATGAAGAGGTCCATAACATTTATGCGCATTTGGAGGAAGAAGCGTCTTACAACGCATTCAAAAAACTCAAACCGAACGTCCGTCCGTTCGTGTTGACGCGTGCCGGATACACGGGAACTCAGCGTTACGCTGCAACCTGGACCGGTGATAACCACAGCACTTGGGAACATCTCAGAATGTCGATTCCTATGAATTCCAATGTCGGATTGGCCGGTCACCCGTTTGTGGGCAATGACATCGGCGGATTCACCAAAAATAAACAATTGGGCGAAATCTGCACGCCGGAACTGTTCGCACGCTGGGTTGAGCTTGGCGCCTTCCTTCCGTTCTCTCGGGACCACTACAATAATGACGGTGACAGCCCGTCGGTTAAACAGAACATTAATAGACAAGAACCGTGGCAATTCGGCAAGGAAGTTGAGGATATCAGCCGCAAGTACATTTCCATGCGTTACGAACTGATGCCTTACCTGCAGAACGCGTTCAAACAAGCGCATGAAACCGGAAACCTGATTCAGCAGCCGCTCGTGTTCCAGTTCCAGGATGACCCGAATACCTATAACAACGAAGATCAATTCATGTTCGGCGATTCTCTGATGATTGCACCGGTTGTGGAGAAGGGCGCAACGTCCCGCAGCGTGTATTTGCCAGCCGGGGTAAAATGGATCGACTACTGGACCGGCGAAGAGTTTGAGGGCGGACAAACGATCACAAAACAAGCCGATCTTGGCACGCTTCCGCTTTACGTGAAGCAAGACTCGATCATTCCGCGCCGCGAAGTCCAGCAGTATGCCGGCGAGAAAAAGCTGACGAATCTAACTCTCGACACCTATCTTAACGGCAAGGCTTCCTACAGCTACTATCAGGATGATGCGACTACAGAGGATTACACGAGAGGCGAATTCAACGTAACCGACTTCCATGTGGAAAACAAAGGAAACCACGTCGAATTCGATCAGGACAAAAAAGTTCAGAACTACACTTCCGACATTCAGTCCTACACGCTGAAGCTTCATGACGCTGTAGAACCGAAGAAAGTACAAGCCGCTAACAACAAGTATGCCGAAGCAGGCAGCATCGAAGAATTGAATGGGCAGGAAAGAGCTTACTACTTCGATGCGAATGAACATGTGCTGTATGTCAAAATCCCGGTAGACGAGAAACAGAAAGTGAAGATTCAAACTCAAGACGATATAGATGGAAGCAAATAA